One region of Niallia sp. Man26 genomic DNA includes:
- a CDS encoding Hsp20/alpha crystallin family protein translates to MSFENLEKIYQFHENPTNDMLWNNLFQDSPSQQHFFNGRNAIKSNNQFPPCDFYTKNGVCYIEVELPGMTPENVAVKCEDHTLHIAGHFKTLCEEYAYYLKERQNRSFHKVITLPYAIRKEELSFQFKNGILIIQIPPASK, encoded by the coding sequence ATGTCGTTTGAAAACCTGGAAAAAATTTATCAGTTTCATGAAAATCCAACTAATGATATGCTCTGGAATAACTTATTTCAAGACTCGCCAAGCCAGCAGCATTTTTTTAATGGTAGGAATGCCATTAAAAGCAATAATCAGTTTCCCCCTTGTGATTTTTATACAAAGAATGGAGTTTGTTATATTGAAGTAGAGCTTCCGGGCATGACCCCGGAAAATGTTGCCGTTAAGTGTGAAGATCATACGCTTCATATTGCTGGGCATTTTAAGACACTTTGTGAAGAGTATGCCTATTATTTAAAAGAAAGGCAAAACCGGAGTTTCCATAAAGTGATTACATTGCCATATGCCATTAGGAAGGAAGAGCTTTCTTTCCAATTTAAAAACGGAATACTAATCATCCAAATACCGCCTGCATCGAAATAA